A region from the Lolium perenne isolate Kyuss_39 chromosome 4, Kyuss_2.0, whole genome shotgun sequence genome encodes:
- the LOC127293167 gene encoding threonine dehydratase 1 biosynthetic, chloroplastic isoform X2, which yields MAAAATSAPRLAIRWDGAHRAGPGSRPSPSRVAATTATSPEAAAPLKADLAPAAPLPLMRVLPESLQGATGSLLAAARARQGEEGGAAVGPGAMEYLTAVLTSRVYDVADETPLELATKLSERLGIDLRIKREDLQPVFSFKLRGAYNMMAKLSQQQLDNGVICSSAGNHAQGVALSARKLGCDAVIVMPVTTPEIKWRSVERLGATVVLKGDSYDEAQSYAKLRCEQEGRTFIPPFDHPDIIAGQGTVGMEIVRQLQGPLHAIFVPVGGGGLIAGIAAYVKRVRPEVKIIGVEPSDANAMALSLWHDQRVMLEHVGGFADGVAVKVVGEETFRLCRELVDGIVLVSRDAICASIKDMFEENRNILEPAGALALAGAEAYCKYYGLKGETVVAISSGANMNFDRLRLVTELADVGRKREAVLATFLPEEQGSFKKFAELVGRMNITEFKYRYDSNGKEALVLYSVGIYTDHELTAMVERMESSDLKTVNLTNNDLAKDHLRYFIGGRSEVKDELVYRFIFPERPGTLMQFLDALSPRWNISLFHYRAQGETGANVLVGIQVPPEDLDEFRSRADNLGYEYMSEMNNEIYHLLLRNPKV from the exons ATGGCGGCCGCCGCCACCTCCGCGCCGCGGCTCGCCATCCGCTGGGACGGCGCGCACCGCGCCGGCCCTGGCTCCAGGCCGTCGCCCTCCAGGGTGGCCGCCACCACGGCCACGTCCCcggaggcggcggcgcccctCAAGGCCGACCTGGCGCCCGCCGCGCCGCTGCCGCTCATGCGGGTGCTGCCCGAGTCGCTGCAGGGCGCCACCGGGTCCCTCCTGGCCGCCGCGCGGGCCCGGCAAGGGGAGGAGGGCGGCGCGGCCGTCGGGCCCGGCGCCATGGAGTACCTCACGGCCGTCCTCACCTCCAGGGTCTACGACGTCGCCGACGAGACGCCGCTCGAGCTCGCCACCAAGCTCTCCGAGCGCCTCGGGATCGACCTCCGCATCAAGCGCGAGGACCTGCAGCCG GTTTTCTCATTCAAGTTGAGAGGTGCATATAATATGATGGCAAAGCTCTCCCAACAGCAGTTGGACAACGGTGTCATCTGCTCTTCTGCCGGAAACCATGCTCAAGGAGTTGCTCTTTCTGCCCGGAAACTGGGCTGCGACGCTGTTATTGTCATGCCTGTGACAACACCAGAAATCAAG TGGCGATCAGTGGAGAGATTGGGTGCGACAGTCGTTCTCAAGGGAGACTCATACGACGAAGCTCAGTCATATGCAAAACTACGATGTGAGCAGGAAGGCCGCACATTCATACCTCCGTTTGACCATCCAGACATCATTGCTGGACAAGGAACTGTTGGCATGGAAATTGTTCGCCAGTTGCAAGGCCCATTGCATGCAATATTTGTACCGGTGGGAGGTGGTGGATTAATTGCTGGAATTGCTGCCTATGTGAAACGGGTCCGCCCTGAG GTAAAGATAATTGGAGTGGAACCCTCAGATGCAAATGCCATGGCATTGTCCTTGTGGCATGATCAAAGGGTCATGTTAGAACATGTTGGAGGGTTTGCTGATGGTGTAGCTGTCAAAGTTGTAGGGGAGGAGACATTTCGCTTGTGTCGAGAACTTGTAGATGGCATTGTCCTGGTCAGCCGAGATGCTATTTGTGCTTCGATAAAG GATATGTTTGAGGAGAACAGGAATATCCTTGAACCAGCTGGGGCCCTTGCCTTGGCAGGGGCTGAAGCATACTGCAAATACTACGGTTTGAAAGGAGAAACTGTGGTTGCAATAAGTAGTGGGGCAAATATGAACTTTGATAGACTTAGATTAGTAACTGAGCTTGCTGATGTTGGTCGGAAAAGAGAAGCGGTGCTAGCTACATTTTTGCCAGAGGAGCAGGGAAGCTTCAAAAAGTTTGCAGAACTG GTTGGTCGGATGAATATCACTGAATTCAAATACAGATATGACTCTAATGGAAAAGAAGCCCTTGTTCTTTACAG CGTTGGGATCTATACCGATCATGAGCTTACAGCAATGGTGGAACGAATGGAATCATCAGACCTTAAGACTGTAAACCTTACTAACAATGATCTCGCAAAAGATCACCTAAGATACTTC ATTGGAGGCAGGTCAGAAGTAAAAGACGAACTTGTCTACAGGTTCATTTTCCCAGAAAGGCCAGGTACTCTTATGCAATTTTTGGATGCGTTGAGCCCTCGTTGGAATATCAGCCTTTTCCATTACCGTGCACAG GGCGAAACCGGAGCAAACGTATTAGTTGGCATACAAGTGCCACCAGAGGACCTTGACGAATTCAGGAGTCGTGCTGACAATCTTGGGTATGAATACATGTCTGAGATGAACAATGAGATCTATCATCTCCTTTTGCGCAACCCCAAGGTCTGA
- the LOC127293167 gene encoding threonine dehydratase 1 biosynthetic, chloroplastic isoform X1: MAAAATAAPKLSCTAAFRNRRDGAHRAGCWPRSRVAANAATVVSSPEAAPFRKADLAPAAPAPAPFMRVVVPESLQRASGSLVGVRHRQEQEEDTVDGPGAMEYLTAVLTSKVYDVADETALELAKKLSTRLGVNLYFKREDKQPVFSFKLRGAYNMMAKLSQQQLDNGVICSSAGNHAQGVALSARKLGCDAVIVMPVTTPEIKWRSVERLGATVVLKGDSYDEAQSYAKLRCEQEGRTFIPPFDHPDIIAGQGTVGMEIVRQLQGPLHAIFVPVGGGGLIAGIAAYVKRVRPEVKIIGVEPSDANAMALSLWHDQRVMLEHVGGFADGVAVKVVGEETFRLCRELVDGIVLVSRDAICASIKDMFEENRNILEPAGALALAGAEAYCKYYGLKGETVVAISSGANMNFDRLRLVTELADVGRKREAVLATFLPEEQGSFKKFAELVGRMNITEFKYRYDSNGKEALVLYSVGIYTDHELTAMVERMESSDLKTVNLTNNDLAKDHLRYFIGGRSEVKDELVYRFIFPERPGTLMQFLDALSPRWNISLFHYRAQGETGANVLVGIQVPPEDLDEFRSRADNLGYEYMSEMNNEIYHLLLRNPKV, translated from the exons ATGGCGGCAGCCGCCACCGCCGCGCCGAAGCTCTCATGCACCGCCGCGTTCCGCAACCGACGAGACGGCGCGCACCGCGCTGGCTGCTGGCCGCGCTCCCGTGTGGCCGCGAACGCCGCGACGGTGGTGTCGTCCCCTGAGGCGGCGCCGTTCCGGAAGGCTGACCTGGCCCctgcggcgccggcgccggcgccgttcATGCGGGTGGTGGTGCCCGAGTCGCTGCAGCGGGCGAGCGGGTCCCTCGTGGGCGTGCGGCACCggcaggagcaggaggaggacacGGTTGACGGGCCCGGCGCGATGGAGTACCTCACGGCCGTTCTCACGTCCAAGGTGTACGACGTCGCCGACGAGACGGCGCTGGAGCTCGCCAAGAAGCTCTCCACACGACTCGGGGTCAACCTCTATTTCAAGCGCGAGGACAAGCAGCCG GTTTTCTCATTCAAGTTGAGAGGTGCATATAATATGATGGCAAAGCTCTCCCAACAGCAGTTGGACAACGGTGTCATCTGCTCTTCTGCCGGAAACCATGCTCAAGGAGTTGCTCTTTCTGCCCGGAAACTGGGCTGCGACGCTGTTATTGTCATGCCTGTGACAACACCAGAAATCAAG TGGCGATCAGTGGAGAGATTGGGTGCGACAGTCGTTCTCAAGGGAGACTCATACGACGAAGCTCAGTCATATGCAAAACTACGATGTGAGCAGGAAGGCCGCACATTCATACCTCCGTTTGACCATCCAGACATCATTGCTGGACAAGGAACTGTTGGCATGGAAATTGTTCGCCAGTTGCAAGGCCCATTGCATGCAATATTTGTACCGGTGGGAGGTGGTGGATTAATTGCTGGAATTGCTGCCTATGTGAAACGGGTCCGCCCTGAG GTAAAGATAATTGGAGTGGAACCCTCAGATGCAAATGCCATGGCATTGTCCTTGTGGCATGATCAAAGGGTCATGTTAGAACATGTTGGAGGGTTTGCTGATGGTGTAGCTGTCAAAGTTGTAGGGGAGGAGACATTTCGCTTGTGTCGAGAACTTGTAGATGGCATTGTCCTGGTCAGCCGAGATGCTATTTGTGCTTCGATAAAG GATATGTTTGAGGAGAACAGGAATATCCTTGAACCAGCTGGGGCCCTTGCCTTGGCAGGGGCTGAAGCATACTGCAAATACTACGGTTTGAAAGGAGAAACTGTGGTTGCAATAAGTAGTGGGGCAAATATGAACTTTGATAGACTTAGATTAGTAACTGAGCTTGCTGATGTTGGTCGGAAAAGAGAAGCGGTGCTAGCTACATTTTTGCCAGAGGAGCAGGGAAGCTTCAAAAAGTTTGCAGAACTG GTTGGTCGGATGAATATCACTGAATTCAAATACAGATATGACTCTAATGGAAAAGAAGCCCTTGTTCTTTACAG CGTTGGGATCTATACCGATCATGAGCTTACAGCAATGGTGGAACGAATGGAATCATCAGACCTTAAGACTGTAAACCTTACTAACAATGATCTCGCAAAAGATCACCTAAGATACTTC ATTGGAGGCAGGTCAGAAGTAAAAGACGAACTTGTCTACAGGTTCATTTTCCCAGAAAGGCCAGGTACTCTTATGCAATTTTTGGATGCGTTGAGCCCTCGTTGGAATATCAGCCTTTTCCATTACCGTGCACAG GGCGAAACCGGAGCAAACGTATTAGTTGGCATACAAGTGCCACCAGAGGACCTTGACGAATTCAGGAGTCGTGCTGACAATCTTGGGTATGAATACATGTCTGAGATGAACAATGAGATCTATCATCTCCTTTTGCGCAACCCCAAGGTCTGA
- the LOC127293168 gene encoding pentatricopeptide repeat-containing protein At4g01570 has product MLPPSAPVRRLSTAAPLSDLTDALLATRLANHLLTTPHIPPALLPAAPLPLPVRLHILRHPSLPPTSKLSFFLAATPPAPSPLLAATFPILLRALATHSPPLLDALLPFALSSPSPSLLPGLLSALLSASRLDAALTLLQDAPPDLLPRLAAAAIPSLIASPDPISAVPAIRRLLPIASHPPHVRATNRLLLALSKSHLYDDFNHVFDEMSRRGLPSNLRFYNICIHAFGKWKRLDKSLKLFAAMKAASPPLVPDICTYNSVIRVLVIGGRVADALVVFDEMKLAGIRPDVFTYRAIVDGCCKSFRMDDALRMFQEMRGSTGVKGDVVVYNSLLDGLFKAKKLDEACGFFETMVADGIQCSASTHNTVIDGLFKNGRAEAACRLFYELRKKGQLLDGIAYSIMVREFCKEGTGDQVAEAVGLVKEMEERGFAIDLVTITSLLIGFNKSRRWDLEEQIVKMIRDSSVLPDAIRWKSNMMDALRGPQDRGKDGTSVFSFDGNMNDVMSLLKPAVCPDTNEETARNEPKDDWSLSPHLDHLAKHADKVNNSAIFTTHRGQRVQGMGDKTFDADMVNTYMSIFLAKGKMSVACKLFEIFTNLGRRGTSYTYNSLMTSFVKKGYLKQVWSVLHERGGQLCPNDIATYNLIIQGLGQMGKTEVASSIMDQLSKKGVYMDIVMYNTLINQLGKAGKVEEANCLLDQIITRGMKPDIITFNTLIDINAKAGRLKEADKYLRRMIADGIAPNHVTETIMIFLDKEIEKKRQQAK; this is encoded by the coding sequence ATGCTGCCGCCGTCGGCGCCGGTCCGGCGCCTGTCCACCGCCGCGCCGCTGTCCGACCTCACGGACGCGCTCCTCGCAACCCGCCTCGCCAACCACCTGCTCACCACGCCGCACATCCCGCCCGCGCTCCTCCCCGCCGCGCCGCTGCCGCTCCCCGTCCGCCTCCACATCCTCCGCCACCCCTCCCTCCCGCCCACCTCCAAGCTCTCCTTCTTCCTCGCCGCCACGCCGCCAGCACCATCCCCGCTCCTCGCCGCCACCTTCCCCATCCTGCTCCGCGCGCTCGCCACGCACTCCCCGCCGCTCCTCGACGCGCTCCTCCCCTTCGCGCTCTCCTCCCCGTCCCCCTCCCTCCTCCCGGGCCTGCTCTCCGCGCTCCTCTCCGCCTCCCGCCTCGACGCCGCGCTCACACTCCTCCAAGACGCGCCTCCCGACCTCCTGccccgcctcgccgccgccgccatccctTCCCTCATCGCGTCCCCCGACCCCATCTCCGCCGTCCCCGCCATCCGCAGGCTGCTCCCCATCGCCTCCCACCCGCCGCACGTCCGAGCCACCAACCGCCTCCTCCTCGCCCTGTCCAAGTCTCACCTCTACGACGACTTCAACCATGTGTTCGACGAAATGTCACGCAGGGGCCTCCCTTCCAACCTAAGGTTCTACAACATCTGCATCCACGCCTTCGGCAAGTGGAAGCGCCTGGACAAGTCGCTCAAGCTCTTCGCGGCGATGAAAGCCGCCTCTCCTCCTCTCGTCCCCGACATATGCACCTACAATTCCGTCATACGGGTCCTCGTGATTGGCGGGAGGGTGGCCGACGCTCTGGTGGTCTTCGACGAAATGAAGCTGGCCGGGATTCGCCCGGACGTGTTCACCTACCGCGCGATCGTCGATGGGTGCTGCAAGAGCTTCAGGATGGATGATGCGTTGCGTATGTTTCAGGAGATGCGGGGGAGCACCGGGGTGAAGGGGGATGTCGTGGTGTACAATTCGCTTCTGGATGGGCTCTTCAAGGCGAAGAAGCTTGACGAGGCATGCGGTTTTTTCGAGACGATGGTGGCGGATGGGATCCAGTGCTCCGCGAGCACACACAACACCGTCATCGATGGGCTGTTCAAGAACGGGAGGGCGGAAGCAGCATGCCGACTCTTCTATGAGCTAAGGAAGAAAGGTCAGCTGCTGGATGGGATTGCATACAGCATTATGGTAAGAGAGTTCTGCAAGGAGGGGACCGGGGACCAAGTTGCGGAGGCGGTCGGTTTGGTGAAGGAGATGGAGGAGCGGGGCTTTGCTATTGATTTGGTCACCATAACATCGTTACTTATAGGTTTCAACAAGAGTAGACGCTGGGATCTGGAAGAGCAGATAGTGAAGATGATTAGAGATAGCTCTGTGTTGCCAGATGCCATTCGATGGAAGTCCAACATGATGGATGCCTTGAGAGGACCACAGGATAGGGGGAAAGATGGAACATCAGTCTTTTCCTTTGATGGTAATATGAACGATGTGATGAGTTTGCTCAAACCTGCAGTATGCCCTGATACAAATGAAGAAACAGCACGTAATGAACCCAAGGATGATTGGTCTCTATCCCCACACTTGGATCATCTTGCTAAACATGCCGACAAAGTGAATAATTCTGCTATATTTACAACACACAGAGGACAGAGGGTGCAAGGTATGGGGGATAAAACTTTCGATGCTGACATGGTTAATACATATATGTCAATCTTCTTGGCCAAAGGAAAAATGAGTGTAGCTTGCAAGTTATTTGAGATCTTCACAAATCTAGGAAGGAGAGGGACAAGTTATACATACAATTCCTTGATGACCTCATTTGTCAAGAAGGGCTATTTGAAACAGGTGTGGTCAGTTCTGCATGAGAGGGGCGGACAACTCTGCCCAAATGATATAGCGACATACAACCTGATAATTCAAGGTCTTGGCCAGATGGGGAAAACGGAGGTTGCTAGCTCAATCATGGATCAATTGTCAAAGAAAGGTGTTTACATGGATATTGTCATGTATAACACTTTGATCAATCAGTTGGGAAAGGCTGGAAAGGttgaagaagcaaactgtttgctTGACCAAATTATCACCAGGGGAATGAAACCAGATATTATCACTTTTAATACATTGATTGATATTAATGCAAAAGCTGGTAGGTTGAAGGAAGCTGACAAGTATTTGAGAAGGATGATTGCAGATGGCATTGCTCCGAACCACGTGACGGAAACAATAATGATCTTCCTTGATAAGGAGATTGAAAAAAAAAGACAGCAAGCTAAATGA
- the LOC127293169 gene encoding putative 4-hydroxy-4-methyl-2-oxoglutarate aldolase 2 translates to MAGLPLATAEVCDANSHLITSGQLRALQPIFRMYGRRQVFAGPVVTLKVFEDNVLVREFLEEKGQGRVLVVDGGGSLRCAILGGNLAQLAQNNGWAGIVVNACIRDVDEIDGCDIGVRALGSHPMKSNKKGMGEKHVPVAIAGTRVCDGEWIYADADGILVSRTELIV, encoded by the coding sequence ATGGCGGGGTTGCCACTGGCCACGGCTGAGGTCTGCGACGCGAACTCGCACCTGATCACCAGCGGGCAGCTCCGCGCCCTGCAGCCCATCTTCCGGATGTACGGCCGGCGGCAGGTCTTCGCAGGCCCCGTCGTGACGCTCAAGGTGTTCGAGGACAACGTCCTGGTGCGCGAGTTCCTGGAGGAGAAGGGGCAGGGCCGGGTGCTCGTGGTGGACGGCGGCGGCAGCCTGCGCTGCGCCATCCTGGGCGGGAATCTCGCGCAGCTGGCGCAGAACAACGGGTGGGCGGGCATCGTGGTGAACGCGTGCATCCGGGACGTGGACGAGATCGACGGCTGCGACATCGGCGTGCGCGCTCTGGGCTCGCACCCGATGAAGTCCAACAAGAAGGGGATGGGCGAGAAGCACGTGCCGGTGGCCATAGCTGGGACCAGGGTCTGCGACGGCGAGTGGATCTACGCCGACGCCGACGGGATCCTTGTCTCCAGGACCGAGCTCATCGTGTAG